Proteins from a genomic interval of Macrobrachium nipponense isolate FS-2020 chromosome 28, ASM1510439v2, whole genome shotgun sequence:
- the LOC135201214 gene encoding U-scoloptoxin(01)-Er1a-like, which yields MKLAVACLLSLLAAVAARSAYQFSDGYLEILGGEPNQVFDCAGRSYGYYADVANDCRIFHVCVPVSNEEGEVVDMAQFSFFCGNQTVFSQESLTCAHPEEALPCTEAEGLFDVSNADFGKIPDDVAV from the coding sequence ATGAAGCTCGCTGTTGCATGCCTGCTGTCCCTATTGGCCGCCGTAGCCGCCCGCTCGGCCTACCAGTTCTCCGACGGCTACCTGGAAATCCTCGGAGGGGAGCCCAACCAGGTGTTTGACTGCGCAGGACGCTCCTACGGTTACTACGCCGACGTGGCCAACGACTGCCGCATCTTCCACGTCTGTGTCCCTGTTTCCAACGAAGAAGGGGAAGTCGTCGACATGGCCCAGTTCTCCTTCTTCTGCGGCAACCAGACGGTCTTCAGCCAAGAGTCCCTCACCTGCGCCCACCCGGAGGAAGCCCTTCCCTGCACGGAGGCGGAGGGCCTCTTCGACGTCTCCAACGCCGACTTTGGGAAGATTCCAGACGACGTCGCAGTataa